The genomic window GGCCTCCGACGGCGGCGCGAAGGGGATCTACAAGTTCGTCGCCGAGGAGCCGATTCCGGAGTACGACACCCGGATGGACGTCCGCGGCACGCTGTACGCCATGAAGGCTGCCGAGATCGGCGAGGGACCGGTCGCGGAAACCGACCTCGAGATCGAGTGGCTGGAACTCGGGACAGCGAGCAACGCCGAGATCGAGTCCTGGATCGCCGACTACGACGATGTCACGCAGGTCGACTACCTCGAGACCCACGCCGAGACCGACTGGGAGGACGACCTCGAGACCGCACTGGCGGAAGCAGACGAGGAAGTCGCGATCAACGGCAATCAGGACTACATCACCGACGAGGAGATCGTCGAGTGGGCCGCACAGTACGAGGAACGCGGCCCCGACGGCGTCGACGAGGAACTTCGCCGCGTCCCCTTCCTCGAGACCCGAGCGGCCGCCAAGGAGATCGGTGCCAGCGTCGAGTTCAACAAGGCCGAGGGGATCGACGCCCACGACGAGGCCGAACCCGGCGACTTCATCTACTTCGGCATCTCCTCGCTCGGCGGCTCCATGGCCGACGAGCACGGCGATATCCGATTCGACGAGGTCCAGTCCGGCGTCCTCTACCGGGCCGAACTGCAGGACGACTACGATGTCTCTCGACTCGAGCCGGTCGTCGTCGGTCCGAACGGGAGCGACTCCAAGTCGGTGCTCGACCAGTCGCTCATCAACGTCGACAACGTGATGGTCATGGACGACGGTCGAGTCCTCCTCTGTGAGGACAAGAGTCCCTTCGGACGGGAACGGACGTACAGAAACGACGCGCTGTGGGTCTACGAGCCCCCGACGTCGCTGTCCGTCGACTCCGTCGCGGTCAGCCACGGCGGCACCGGCACCGCCGACCTAACGCTCTCGTCGGTCCCCGACGGGCTCGCAGGCGGCCGCGTCACCGTCTCGATCGAGCACGCCGAGGTCGCCGAAATCACGGGCGCGAGCTACCACGACGCGATCGAACTCACCGCCGATCCGACGATCAGCGACGACGGCTCGAGCGTCGAGTTCCAGTTCGCCGACCTCGAAAACGCGATCGAGTCGGGCTCGATGGACGTCACGCTGGCGTCGCTCGAACTCGAAGGGACCGGCACTGGGACGACGGATATCACGGTCGAGATTCACGCCCTGGACGACGACGACGGGAACGCGATCGACTCCCGATCGCACACCGGTGTCGTGGTTACCGGACCGCCGGCAGTCGGCGGACCCGGCAGTGGCCGGAACCCGACGGACCCCGACGGCGACGGGAAATTCGAGGACGTCAACGGCAACGGCCGACTGGACTACGACGACGTGGTCCTGCTGTTCGATCACATCGAGGACGAGTCGGTCACCCTCAACGCCGACGCCTACGACTTCAACGAGAACGGCCGCATCGACTACAACGACGTCACCGAACTCTACGACGAGACCTGAGCCGATGGCACGGCACGACGCCGATCCGTCAGTCAACGAGACGGGCCAGGGACGCACACCGACGGACGAATCGAATCGGGACGCGGCACCTTCGCGACGGTGGAAACAGCCCGTCGCGGCGCTCCTCGTCGCACTTGCGATCGGCGTGGCGATCGTCCCGATCGCTTCGATGGCGACAGCCGGTACGGGCACTGCGACCGCGACGCCGACGGCGGCCGGACCCGACCTCGTCGTCGACGACGCGGCCGTCGAATCGGGCGAGACGGCGACCCACCGGCTCGCGCTCACCGACGCGCCGGACGGGCTCGCCGGGTTCGAACTCACCGTCGAACTGTCAGGCGACGGCGACACCGCGACCGTCGCGAACGCCAGCTACCCCGACCAGTACGGTCCGACGACCGACCCGGTGGTAAGCGCCGACGGCCGGTCGGTCACCCTCGAGGCCGTCGACCTCACCGACGAGGTAACCCCCGGCGCGAGCGACGTGACGCTCGCGACGGTCGAGGTGAACGGAACCGACACCGGGTCGACGGCGCTCGAGGTGACGGAGCTACAGATCGACGCGGACGGCGGCGACCGCATCGAACCGTCGCTCGAGGCGGGGACGCTCACCGTCGACGGCGGGTCGGCGTCACAGAACGAGACCGGCGACTCGGACGACGGGACGGGATCCGACGGCTTGGACTCGGTCCCCGGCTTCACGGGCGGCGCCGCGGTCGCTGTGATCGCCGCCCTCGCAGTCGCCCTGCTGGCGCGCTCGCGCTGACGCCGGGCGAGCGTTTTTTCGGCCGACTCGGTCGCGCTGGTCGCTCGAGTGCCGGCGAGGCGGAACGGACGACGACGATGGACCTGTCGCGTCGGCCGATTTTATTTTCGGAACGCACGTCCCGGCGATAGTCAGGGACGTTTACACGTCCGGACGATGACGGGGACAGTATGAACGGGGACAGCGACGATCTGACGGACGACAGAGCGCGGACGACCGCTCCGAACCGGTTTCGCCGGCGAGCCGCCGGCGGTCAGCGATGATCGATATCCTCACCTTGCTCGCGCTCGCCGCCGTCGGAACGGCGGTCGTCTGGAAGGGCAGCGACTGGCTCGAGGAGTCGGCGAACGCGCTCGCCGCCGCGTACGGGCTCCCGCTGGTCGTCCAAGGAGCGATCGTCGCCGCCGTGGGCTCGAGCACCCCCGAACTGGCGAGCGTGTTGCTCGCGACGGTGCTCCACGGCGAGTTCGAACTGGGCGTCGGCTCCATCGTCGGCTCGGCGGTGTTCAACCTTCTCGTAATCCCGGGGCTCGCGATCCTCGTCGGCGGCGGGATCGACACGACGCGCGAACTGGTCTACAAGGAGTCGCTGTTCTACATGCTCGCGGTCGCCGCGTTGCTGCTGACGTTCTCGCTCGCGGTCATCTACAACCCCGTCGAGAGCGCCGACGGCCTCATCAGGGGGGCCGTCTCGAGGCCGCTCGCGCTGTTTCCCCTCGCGCTGTACGGGCTCTACCTGTTCACCCAGTACCTCGATGCCGCGGCGAGCGACGAGCCGAACGACGAGTCGATCGCTCTCGTCCGGACGTGGCTCCGGTTCGTGCTCGGACTGGTGCTCATCGTCGTCGGCGTCGAGGGGCTCGTCCGGGCCGCGATCGGGCTCGGGGACGCGTTCGGCACGCCGTCGTTCCTCTGGGGGATGACCGTCGTGGCGGCCGGCTCGAGCCTGCCCGACGCGTTCGTCAGTCTCGCGGCGGCGCGGGCCGATCGACCGACGGTCACGCTGGCGAACGTCCTCGGGAGCAACACGTTCGACCTGCTCGTCGCCGTCCCCATCGGCGTCCTCGTGAAGGGATCGCTGACGATCAACTTCGCGTACATCGTCCCGATGATGGGGTTTCTGGTCTTTGCGACGATTACGTTCTTCGCGATTTCGCGGACCGGGATGTACCTCTCCCGTCGGGAAGCGTGGGCGCTACTGGTGACCTACGGATTGTTCGTCGTGTGGCTCGTCCTCGAGAGTCTGCGGGTCGTCAGCGTGCTCGGCCTCTGAGGGGGCGACTACTGGAATCCGCCCCGGAGACAGTTCGATCGATAACCCAAGGGAACCGAACGAATTCGCCTAATAGCTTTACCAGTTCCCGTTTGATAGGCCGGTATGAGCGACGATCCCGATTCCGACGAGCGTCAGTTCGCCACGAACAGCGTCCACGCCGGACAGGAGCCCGATCCGACGACCGGTGCCCGCGCGCCGCCGCTGTACCAGACCACCTCCTACCAGTTCGAGGATACCGACCACGCCGCCGCCCTCTTCGGGTTAGAGGAGGCCGGCAACATCTACTCGCGGATCATGAACCCGACGAACGCGATGTTAGAGGAGCGCATCGCGACGCTCGAGGGCGGCGTCGGGGCGCTTGCCACCTCGTCGGGGATGGCCGCGTTCGACCTCGCGACGTTCATCCTCGCCGAAGTCGGCGACAACATCGTCTCCTCGTCGTCGCTGTACGGCGGGACCTACACCTACCTCACCCACACGGTCGAAAAGCGGGGGATCGAGACGACGTTCGTCGATACGCTCGACTACGAGGCCTACGCCGAGGCCATCGACGACGACACCGCGTTCGTCCACCTCGAGACGATCGGCAACCCCGCGCTGGTGACGCCGGACATCGAACGGATCGCCGACATCGCCCACGACCACGACGTGCCGCTGTTCGTCGACAACACGTTCGCCACGCCGTACCTGTGCCGCCCGCTCGAGCACGGCGCGGACCTCGTCTGGAACTCGACGACCAAGTGGCTCCACGGCGCCGGCTCGACGGTCGGCGGCGTGCTGGTCGACGGCGGCTCGTTCCCGTGGCCGGAGGGCGACTATCCCGAAATAACCGAGCCGAATCCCGCGTATCACGGCGTCAACTTCTACGAGACGTTCGGCGAGGCGGCGTTCTCGGTCGTCGCACGGACCCGCGGCCTGCGCGACTTGGGCAACCAGCAGGCCCCCTTCGACGCCTGGGTGACCCTGCAGAAACTCGAGTCCCTGCCCCTGCGCATGGAGAAACACTGCGAGAACGCGATGGCCGTCGCGGAGTACCTCGAGGAGCACCCGGCCGTCGACTGGGTGAACTACCCCGGCCTCGAGAGCCACGAGACCCACGAGAACGCCACGAAGTACCTCGAGGGCGGCTACGGCGGCATGATCACCTTCGGCCTCGAGGGCGGGTACGACGCCGCCGAGACGGTTTGTAACGAAGTGGACCTCACGAGCCTGCTCGCGAACGTCGGCGACGCGAAGACGCTGATCATCCATCCCGCGAGCACGACCCACCAGCAGCTCACCGAGGAGGAGAAGCTGGCCGGCGGCGTCACCGACGACCTCGTCCGCCTCTCGGTGGGGATCGAGGACGTCGACGACGTGATCGCGGATCTCGACCGGGCGATCGAGCAGACATAGTTCACAGACCAGACCCGCCCCGATCGCTTGCGGCTATTTCAGCGCGCTGGGAGTAGCCCTCGCGGTTAAGTTCGCGGAGACCGACTGGTCACGTATGCCGACTGGGATACTCACGTCAGAGGCGGCGGAGCAGATCGTCGCGACCTGTCGAACGGCCATCGGCGACAGCCTCCGTTCGGTCACCTACTTCACGCGCGACGACTTCGAGCAGCTCTACCTCCGCGATGACCTCGAGCGCGACGCCGATCTCTCGACGTTCATCGGCCACGAGTGGCGCGGCTTCAAGACCACGCAGACGGCCTACGAGGGGTCGGAACTCGGCTCGTACGACTACACGATTCGGGTCTTCGAGAACGGCTTCCTCATCCGCGTGACCAACGACAGCGAGGGCGTCTTCGCCACGACCGACGGGCTGACGGTCAAAGACTTCGAAGAAGTCGCGACGGCACTCGATTCGTTCCTCACTGATCGGCAGCCGTCGTAGCAGCGTCGTCGCTCGAGCGGTCGTCGTCGCGGTCGGCCGCGTCTCGGTCGTCCTCCTCGTCGGCGTCCCGCCCGCCGATCGGCAGGCCGGAGCCGTGGTCGCCGTCCGTTCCGAGGAGGCGAGCGAAGCGACGACGTTCCGCGGCGTGTCTGTCCAAACTCATGCCGTCAATAGAGGACGGTTTCCCTTGTAGTAATGGGGGCCATTTCCGGTAGAAACATGTTACTTCCCTGTGAAACGGTGCCGCCGATTCCCCGAACGCCGCGCCCGATATCCCCGCTGTAGCGGTTTCCTACGAATTGATCCGGCCGCAGTCGGGACAACGTAACACCCTTTTCCGTCACGCCCGTTTGTCCGACAATGAGCGACCTTCCAGACTCCACCGCGCACGAACTCGAGTCTCACGACGCGTTCGACCGGACCGACGACGGCTACGCCCTCGCGACGACCGTCTTCGACACCGCGATCACGGCCGACGACGCCGAGGGGAAACGAGACGGCCGCTTCCGGGTCACCGTCTTCCTCCCGACGCTCGACGCCGCCGTCGCCGACGAGGTCGTCGCCGACCCCGTCGAAAACGGCTGGTTCGAAACCCTCGAGCGCCGACTCGAGGACGTCTTCACCGTCGCGAAGACGAGCACCCACGACGAACCGGTCATCGAACGCGACGCCGACGAAGTCCGGGTCCGTCTCGAATACACCGCGTGGGACGCCGGCGAGGGCGTCGCGGACGCCAAGGCCCTGATCGAATTCGTCGAAGGCACCTTCGCACAGGGGGTCATCCCCGGCTACGAGTATCAGGGCGAGGCGGCCACGCTGCTCGAGAACGCCCAGAACAGAGGCCAGCAGGCCGCGGACGGCGACGGCGGCAGCGGCAGCGGCGGCATGCCGCTCTAAAACGAAGTTTTGCGCTGTCGTTCGAGAGAGCTTCGCTCTCTCGTGATGACGAAAGACGCCAGAGGCGTCTTTCGAACCACGGGTGCGCCGCAGGCGCACCCTCGGCAAAATCTTCAAAAGAGCGCGAAGCGCTCTTTTGGACCTCGCGGAGCTTTGCTCCGCTCAGATTCGATTAAAAGCCTTCCTCGCTCCCGGTGGTCGCTCGTCGGCCCGAGCGCAAAGCGCTCGGAGAACAGCAGCGCTCAGATTCTCCGAATCGTTCGCTTGCTGATGCAACACTAGTGGGGTCCATCATTCGCTGGGCCGCTTGCAACTACCCACCAGCAGTATAGACCTCGGCCCAGAGATACCCGATTCCGATAACAGCATAGAAGAGACCGAACACGGCGAACTGCCACTCGCTATCGACGAAATATGAACCCGCCTGAACGAGCCCCAACAGAACCATCGCAACCCCGATGATCGCTTTGTGGCGTCTCTGTACCATATCTGGAAGGTAGTCTACCTGATTAATAAGTTCTGGTAGTGGACTATCAAACGGCTGCTGTGGCCGGGAGCACGGCTCGAGCAGACGCGAGAGCCGTGCAACTCGGGGGAGGGCAGGCCGTTACAAGCCGCTGACCGCGAGCGAACCCGAAGGGTGAGCGAGCGGGCCGACGACCGACCCAGCGGGGAGGGAGGAGTGCTTTTAATCGAATTTTTGCCGAGGGCGCGGCGGAGCCGCGCCCGCAGAGCAAAACTTCGTTGTTGAAACTTCGTTTTTAGTCCATCGCGATGTACGTCTGCGTGTCCTCGACGCCCTCGATGGCCTGAATGTAGGTCGCCGCGATCTCCTTGACTGCGGCCGGCGTCTCGACCTGCGTTTTTGCGATGAGGTCGACGTCGCCAGCGACGATGTGTGCCGATTGGACCCCGTCGATGGATTCGATGCTGTCTTTGAGCCGATCCGCCTCGCCCGTGTTCGCCTTGATCATGATAAACGCGGTAACCATCAGTTGACACCTCCGGTATCGGAGTCGGTCTCCGAGTCCGCATCACCCTCCACCAGTTCCGTCGCCGCCGAACTCGAGCCCGTGCCCGCGTTCGCGGCCGCTCGAGTCGCCGTTTCGCCGACCAGGAGCTGGCGCACCTCGCTCAGGACGTCGAAGTCCGCGAGGACGACGAGTCGATCGCCGTCCTCGAGCGAGAGGTCCTCGGTCGGGATGCCGAGGGGCTGGTCGCGCTTGCCGAACGCGAGGACGGTCGCGTCGGCGGGCAGTTGCAGTTCGCTGATCGTGTAGCCGTTGACGGGGGCCGCGTCGGTGAGCGTGAGTTCGACGACCTGCAGGTGCGGGGCGATGTCGGCGATGGCCCGTATCGTCCCGCCCAGCAGGGCGTTTTTCGCGCCGATTGCGCCGAGTCGCTCGGGGTAGATGATCTCGTCGACCTGATCGGCGTACTTGCGGTAGATGCCCTCGCGGTAGGCCTCGTCGATCCGCATGACCGTCCGACAGCCGTAATGGTTGGCGATCATGCAGGCGGTGAAGTTGACGTTGAGGTCGCCGGTCAGCGCGCCGACGGCATCGGCCGTGGTGACGCCGGCCTCCTCGAGAATGTCCTCGCGGGAGCCGTCGCCGTCGACGACGGTAAAGCCCTGATCGCGGGCCCGTCTGCGCGTCGGTTCGTCGCGTTCGACCATCGTCACCTCGTGGTCCTCGTCACGCAAGACGCGTGCTGTGCGCAGGCCGACCCGTCCAGCCCCGATAATCACGAACCGCATGTACTGGGGTACGCTCGCCCCGGTGAATAAGTTTGCGCCCGAGTACCATGGCATCGAATGGAACGCCGTCGCTCGAGCACCGAAAGCGGCGGCGGAGAACCCGCGATCGAGACGCGCGCCACGCCGGTCTCGGTCTCCCTACCCCATCGCGATGTAGGTCTTCGTCTCGGTGACGCCGCTGAGTCCCTGCATGCTCGAGGAGACGGTCTGGAGCACGTCGTAGACCTCCGGCGCGTCGACCTCGGCGATGATGTCGTAGTTGCCCGCGACAATGTGGGCGTCGGCGACCGACTCGAGGCCGTCGATCTCCGCGAGCAGCCCCTCGGATTTTCCGGCGGCCGTCTTCACCATGATGAACGCGTGGACCATCGGAAGTGTGGTACAGTCTATCACGACTAAAGCCTTTGCCCGAACCGATGGTCGGGAGGTGGCGTCACGAACAGGGAAAACCGGAAGAACGTGGTTAGCTCGAGTCGGATACCGCCGACGCGAGCGCGTCCGTCACCGACTCGAGTACTGCCGCCGGCGACTGCGTCGCGTCGACGCGGACGAACCGGTCGGGGTCGCGCTCGATCAGCCGTTCGTAGTTGTCTCGGACCGACTCGAGGTACTCGGCTCGCTCGAACTTGTTCGTCGTCCCCGCGCGGGTCGCGGCGGTCTCGGGGTCGAGGTCGAGGTAGATCGTCAGATCGGGGATGATCGAGAACGGCTCGTGGATGTCGATGACGTACTCGAGCGGGTCCGGGAGATCGTGGCCCTCGGCCGCCGCGAGCGTCGCGCCCTGATAGGCGAATCGGGAGTCGGAGTAGCGATCGGAGATCACGAGAGTGTCCTGCTCGAGGGCGGGTTCGATCACGCGCGAGAGGTGGTCGGCGTGGTCGGCGGTGTAGAGGAACAGCTCCGCCAGCGGGTCGGCGTCGTCGTCCTCGATCGAGCGGTAGACGGCCTCGCCGTACCACGAATCGTCCGTCGGTTCCCGCGTGAACGTGGCCTCGGGATAGCGCTCGTGTAAGGCCTCCCAGACCGTCGTCTTGCCGCTGCCGTCCAGTCCCTCAAGCGTGACGAGCATGGGTTCACCTCGTGGCGGTTCCTATTACAATCCGTCGAACGCCGGCCACACCGAACAGTGTCGCCGCACACCTATTTATCGCTGTACCTGCATCTCTCGGGTATGAAGGCCCTCGTCGCCGGCGGCACCGGATTCATCGGAACGAATCTCTGCGAAGAACTGGCCGAGCGCGGCCACGAGGTGACGGCGCTATCGCGGTCTCCGGGTGACGCCGGCCTCCCCGACGGCGTCGAGTCGGCTCTGGGAAACGTCAGCGCCTACGACTCGATCGCCGACACCGTCGTCGGCCACGACGCCGTCGTGAACCTCGTCTCGCTCTCGCCGCTCTACAAACCGCCCGAAGGAACGAGCCACGAGGAGGTCCACCTCGAGGGCACGGCGAACCTCGTCCGCGCCGCCGAGGCCGCCGGCGTCGATCGCTTCCTCCAACTGAGCGCACTCGGTGCCGATCCCGACGGCGAGACCGCCTACATCCGCGCCAAGGGGAAGGCCGAGGCGGTGGTCAGAGAGTCGGCGCTCGAGTGGACGATCGTTCGCCCGTCAGTCGTCTTCGGCGACGGCGGCGAGTTCGTCGAGTTCACGAAGACGCTGACGACGCCGTACGTGACGGGGCTGCCGGGCGGCGGGAAGACACAGTTCCAGCCAATCTGGGTCGGCGACCTCGTCCCGATGCTGGCCGACGCGCTTGAAGGTAGCGAGGCGCAAAGTGCCTCGGAAGCGAGCGAGCAGGGCTCGCGAGCAGATGACGCCCACGTCGGCGAAATCTACGAACTCGGCGGGCCGCAGATCGCCACGCTCGCGGACGTGACGGAACTGGTGTACGCGGCCGAGGGGAAAGACGTCACGATCGTCCCGATCCCGATGGGGCTGGCGAAACTCGGCCTCTCGGCGATCGACTCGCTGCCGTTCGTTCCCTTCGGCCCCGATCAGGGCCGGTCGCTCGAGTTCGACAACACCGTCGCCGACAACGACGTAACCGCGTTCGGCCGCGACCCGACGGCGTTGCGAACGCTCGGTTCGTATCTCGGTCTCGAGGGGACCCGCCACCGGGCGAAACCGGCAGAAACGGCCTGATTCCGATCGTGATCGCGAGTATCGCTCCGGTTTACACTTGCCGGGAATACGTAACATAAAAAACATCTGTGGCTCGAGTAAGTAGTGATTTCCGAAGCGGAATACCCGCTCGAATACCGCCACAGTCCTGCGATTAGCCCGAATAGTATGTTACTAGAGAAAGTCAGTTTAGCACAAGACTTATATCCTCCATCGCACTGTTACCAATTCAACGGAGCCCCCTGACAAATAATGAAGCTGGCGATGATCGGATTCGGACAGGCTGGTGGCAAAATCGTCGATCGATTCCTCGATTACGACGATCGGACGGGTAGCGGAATCGTCCGGGCGGCAATCGCCGTCAACTCCGCGAAAGCGGACCTCATCGGTCTCGACAATATTCCACAGGAGAACCGCGTACTCATCGGCCAGGCCCGGGTAAAGGGCCACGGCGTGGGTGCTGACAACGAACTCGGCGCGGAAGTCGCCGAGGAGGACATCGACGAGGTCCAAAACGCCATCGACTCGATCCCGACCCACGAGGTCGACGCCTTCCTGATCGTTTCGGGGATGGGTGGCGGCACCGGCTCGGGCGGCGCGCCCGTCCTCGCGAAACACCTCAAGCGAATCTACACGATCCCCGTCTACGGGCTCGGCGTCCTGCCGGGGACGGACGAAGGCGGGATCTACACGCTCAACGCGGCGCGATCCTTCCAGACGTTCGTCCGCGAGGTCGACAACCTGCTCGTCTTCGACAACGACTCCTGGCGACAGACCGGCGAGTCCGTCGAAGGCGGCTACGAGCAGATCAACGAGGAGATCGTCCGTCGCTTCGGCATCCTCTTCGGTGCCGGTGAAGTCGGCGACGGACAGGAAGTCGCCGAGAGCGTCGTCGACTCTTCGGAGATCATCAACACGCTTTCCGGTGGTGGTGTCTCGACCGTCGGCTTCGCGAGCGAGGAGGTCGAACTGAACTCCGGCGGCGGCCTCCTCTCGCGGTTCACCGGCGACGACGGTGGCGGCACAGACGACGACCTCGACGCCGCGAACACGACGAACCGCATCACGAGCCTCGTCCGCAAGGCCGCGCTCGGCCGGCTCACGCTCCCCTGCGAGATCGAAGGCACCGAGCGCGCCCTGCTCGTGCTCTCCGGTCCCTCGGAGTACCTGAACCGGAAAGGCATCGAACGCGGCCGCAAGTGGCTCGAGGAGGAAACGGGAAGCATGGAAGTTCGCGGTGGCGACTTCCCGCGAGAGGAGCCCGAGGTGGCCGCGGCGATCTTGCTCTCCGGCGTGACGAACGTCCCCCGGATCAAGCGCCTGCAGCAGGTGGCCATCGAGGCACAGGACAACATCGACGACATCCAGCAGGAGAGCGAAGAGAACCTCGAGGAACTCGTCGAAGACGACGAGGACGAACTCGAGCCGCTGTTCTAGGCCCTCGTTCTTTCGATTTTCGACGCCGCGAGCGGTCGCACTCGTGTCGGGGGGCACGAGATCGGAGCACACGTGTCTCCGGGGGGTACCGGTCGCACTCCGACGTGTTTTTGAGCGCGCCCGGACTACCGCAACTAGATTCAGATGCGCGTCGTCGTCCCGTTCGCCGCCGAGACGCCGAAAACTCGCCTCGAGTCAGTACTCACGCCGGCCGAGCGGTCGGCCGTCGCCCGCGCCATGCTCGCAGACGTCCTGGGCGCGATCGTCGACGCCGGCCACGAGCCGACAGTCGTCTCGACCGCGTCCCTCGCGCTCGAGGATCTCGAACTCCCGAGCGAGGTCGCCGCGTCGACGTCGATCACGGTCGACGACCGGTCGCTGACGGACGCGGTCAACGCGCGGCTGCCGGGGACTGACGGGAACGAGGATGGCGAGAGCGAGAGCGACGACGCGGCCACTGCTCCCGACCGCGAACCCGTCGCCGTCGTCATGGCCGACCTCGCGCTGGCGACTGCCGACGCGCTTGAGGAACTCCTGTCCGCGTCGGCAGACGTCGCGATCGCACCGGGGCGGGGCGGCGGGACGAACGCGCTCGTCGTTCGCCATCCCGAGTTCCGCGTGGACTACCACGGCACCTCGTATCTCGACCACTGCGAGATCGCCCGCGAGGTCGGCGCGACCCTC from Natrinema versiforme includes these protein-coding regions:
- the tmk gene encoding dTMP kinase, translating into MLVTLEGLDGSGKTTVWEALHERYPEATFTREPTDDSWYGEAVYRSIEDDDADPLAELFLYTADHADHLSRVIEPALEQDTLVISDRYSDSRFAYQGATLAAAEGHDLPDPLEYVIDIHEPFSIIPDLTIYLDLDPETAATRAGTTNKFERAEYLESVRDNYERLIERDPDRFVRVDATQSPAAVLESVTDALASAVSDSS
- a CDS encoding Lrp/AsnC family transcriptional regulator; the encoded protein is MVTAFIMIKANTGEADRLKDSIESIDGVQSAHIVAGDVDLIAKTQVETPAAVKEIAATYIQAIEGVEDTQTYIAMD
- a CDS encoding alkaline phosphatase PhoX, which encodes MVEFTRRKLIASSAAAAIGTGAVGLAGAEEDPEEHDTLEAPHVKGNIDRFSTTALGAEVTGPFVFETGELLYSLQGPRNDNIEPFDTGGVGVFDDFQFTFNGANDEFDELEAPRTDREEKQVLSAAGEYRLLVQTGDEINGGTERFGHPQTPDGTELVEICEDEYEGIGEQADMNFFVSTNEEGTEGYLFTNNEIRPGGITRTPLYRDEDGYWQADLENAMELENTEPFRDIGGTKTNCYGDLSPWETPLSAEEEYGHPRVNGLATVSDIVDQGSGVGLRGGSEFWNRPNILEVEASLQEIFGDETAYPMGLHNNRNTEKLAYHLGVDPVDQAEEEAEDGDGLKTVNTPDPIGDEEFPNRYRYGKIVEITAPTAEVPTPVKHHVFGRAAWECPEVLPDERTVYLASDGGAKGIYKFVAEEPIPEYDTRMDVRGTLYAMKAAEIGEGPVAETDLEIEWLELGTASNAEIESWIADYDDVTQVDYLETHAETDWEDDLETALAEADEEVAINGNQDYITDEEIVEWAAQYEERGPDGVDEELRRVPFLETRAAAKEIGASVEFNKAEGIDAHDEAEPGDFIYFGISSLGGSMADEHGDIRFDEVQSGVLYRAELQDDYDVSRLEPVVVGPNGSDSKSVLDQSLINVDNVMVMDDGRVLLCEDKSPFGRERTYRNDALWVYEPPTSLSVDSVAVSHGGTGTADLTLSSVPDGLAGGRVTVSIEHAEVAEITGASYHDAIELTADPTISDDGSSVEFQFADLENAIESGSMDVTLASLELEGTGTGTTDITVEIHALDDDDGNAIDSRSHTGVVVTGPPAVGGPGSGRNPTDPDGDGKFEDVNGNGRLDYDDVVLLFDHIEDESVTLNADAYDFNENGRIDYNDVTELYDET
- a CDS encoding complex I NDUFA9 subunit family protein; translated protein: MKALVAGGTGFIGTNLCEELAERGHEVTALSRSPGDAGLPDGVESALGNVSAYDSIADTVVGHDAVVNLVSLSPLYKPPEGTSHEEVHLEGTANLVRAAEAAGVDRFLQLSALGADPDGETAYIRAKGKAEAVVRESALEWTIVRPSVVFGDGGEFVEFTKTLTTPYVTGLPGGGKTQFQPIWVGDLVPMLADALEGSEAQSASEASEQGSRADDAHVGEIYELGGPQIATLADVTELVYAAEGKDVTIVPIPMGLAKLGLSAIDSLPFVPFGPDQGRSLEFDNTVADNDVTAFGRDPTALRTLGSYLGLEGTRHRAKPAETA
- a CDS encoding Lrp/AsnC family transcriptional regulator, with protein sequence MVHAFIMVKTAAGKSEGLLAEIDGLESVADAHIVAGNYDIIAEVDAPEVYDVLQTVSSSMQGLSGVTETKTYIAMG
- a CDS encoding DUF5813 family protein, giving the protein MSDLPDSTAHELESHDAFDRTDDGYALATTVFDTAITADDAEGKRDGRFRVTVFLPTLDAAVADEVVADPVENGWFETLERRLEDVFTVAKTSTHDEPVIERDADEVRVRLEYTAWDAGEGVADAKALIEFVEGTFAQGVIPGYEYQGEAATLLENAQNRGQQAADGDGGSGSGGMPL
- a CDS encoding sodium:calcium antiporter, whose product is MIDILTLLALAAVGTAVVWKGSDWLEESANALAAAYGLPLVVQGAIVAAVGSSTPELASVLLATVLHGEFELGVGSIVGSAVFNLLVIPGLAILVGGGIDTTRELVYKESLFYMLAVAALLLTFSLAVIYNPVESADGLIRGAVSRPLALFPLALYGLYLFTQYLDAAASDEPNDESIALVRTWLRFVLGLVLIVVGVEGLVRAAIGLGDAFGTPSFLWGMTVVAAGSSLPDAFVSLAAARADRPTVTLANVLGSNTFDLLVAVPIGVLVKGSLTINFAYIVPMMGFLVFATITFFAISRTGMYLSRREAWALLVTYGLFVVWLVLESLRVVSVLGL
- a CDS encoding O-acetylhomoserine aminocarboxypropyltransferase/cysteine synthase family protein, encoding MSDDPDSDERQFATNSVHAGQEPDPTTGARAPPLYQTTSYQFEDTDHAAALFGLEEAGNIYSRIMNPTNAMLEERIATLEGGVGALATSSGMAAFDLATFILAEVGDNIVSSSSLYGGTYTYLTHTVEKRGIETTFVDTLDYEAYAEAIDDDTAFVHLETIGNPALVTPDIERIADIAHDHDVPLFVDNTFATPYLCRPLEHGADLVWNSTTKWLHGAGSTVGGVLVDGGSFPWPEGDYPEITEPNPAYHGVNFYETFGEAAFSVVARTRGLRDLGNQQAPFDAWVTLQKLESLPLRMEKHCENAMAVAEYLEEHPAVDWVNYPGLESHETHENATKYLEGGYGGMITFGLEGGYDAAETVCNEVDLTSLLANVGDAKTLIIHPASTTHQQLTEEEKLAGGVTDDLVRLSVGIEDVDDVIADLDRAIEQT
- a CDS encoding TrkA family potassium uptake protein yields the protein MRFVIIGAGRVGLRTARVLRDEDHEVTMVERDEPTRRRARDQGFTVVDGDGSREDILEEAGVTTADAVGALTGDLNVNFTACMIANHYGCRTVMRIDEAYREGIYRKYADQVDEIIYPERLGAIGAKNALLGGTIRAIADIAPHLQVVELTLTDAAPVNGYTISELQLPADATVLAFGKRDQPLGIPTEDLSLEDGDRLVVLADFDVLSEVRQLLVGETATRAAANAGTGSSSAATELVEGDADSETDSDTGGVN